The nucleotide sequence TCGGACGGCTAGGAGCGGAGACAAGTGGATTCAACGGCTCGCGTGCTCGCCGTAGTTTTAGGGGTACTGTAGTAATTCATTGACTGTAACCAGGGCTATATAACAGCCACTCCCAGCTCCTGCGTGGGCATGTCATTTTTGTCTGGTGATCTAAATCACTTTACTCCTATACTTTACAGCTACCACACTCTGTAATATATACAATTCCTCTTGGCTTGGCCAAATTCGATCCCCAATCAGACCTCAAAACCTAGTTCGTCAAGCTTACTAGTGTCCAGGTCCTATCAGGGCATGACaaatggtatcatgagccaggcgATCTCTCGGCGTCGGGAGCGCGCGATGGTGCGCTAGTTCGTTCCCACCCTCTTTTTCCCACCCTTTTTTTCCGGCGGCGTTGGAGGCGGGGTGCCGGCGGCGCGTGGCGGCGGTGCGAAATTCGGCGGCAACTTGCAGGGCGGGATTGGTTGCTGAGACTTCCTGTCTCGGTGGTAAAATTCCAGATCCACGCGCGAGTGGTGCTGCTTGGTGGCGTTCGTCGCAGGCGGCGGCAGGATCTGTCTGTGGTTCGGGTTGCCGACGCATCGGTGGTAAAATTCCTCTCCACAGCGCAGTATCATGGGGCGATCGAAGCCGGTCATGGAAGAGTTGGATCCGGCGGAATTAATCCATCTCAAGGAGGAGGTGCTGGCAAATCGTGAGGAGACCACGGGCTTGCGTGAGGAAGTGGATCTGTTACGGAAAGAGGTTCAATCCACCAACTCCAAACAGGATTCGATGTGCAAGGTAATTACTGACGTCCAAACTGCAATATCAGCATTAAGTGGTCAGTTATCTGCAATTACGGATGTGCTCAAATCTCTGAACACGAATGGAGCTTCCACATCTGCTAATCAGCGTCCTCTTCCAAATACCCAAGAGCAGCAACGGGAGAAATCCCCTGAGGTTGAAATTGCCAAGGAATCTGCAGAGGAAAATAGACCTTTTACAGAAGAATTACGCAAGCGCTTTGCTCTTGAACAGGAGAAAACCCGGCAGTATGCAGAGTTACTAAATTCTGATATTCCTCCTATTAACACTGGTCGTCGTCCAACTCCACCAGGATTAACGACTGTTGGTAATCATGGGTTACAGTCAGGTCAGGTCTCTCCCGGCCAAGTGGCTCGAACTGCTCGAACTCCTGCTTTCACTCAGATGCAGCAGCAATCTAATCGCCTCCAGTGGGATGATTACCCAAAAGCATATGAGAAAGATATGAGAGCTCAATTTCTTAAATCCATGACCAAGGGACCAAAGATGGAATTCCCACGGTTTGATGGTACAAATCCTGGGGGTTGGATTCGGCAAGCGGAGAAGTATTTTCAAATGGCTGGGGCACCATCAGAATACAAGGTTTCTTTGGCTCAGATGTATTTTGTGGGCAGGGCAGATGTGTGGCTCAGAAGGGCAGGAATTCTCAAGAAACAGTATAATTGGGCACAGTTCTGTGAAGAGATTTTGCACAGATTCTCTGCCTCCAGCACATATGATTTAGTGGACAGATTTAATGCTTTCAAGCAAAATAATTTGTCCATTGCCGAGTATACTGACCAGTTTGAGGAATTAATGGCGGAAGTTCAAGAAGACAACCCAAATCTGACTGAGATGTGGTTTGTAAAGTGTTATGTTAACGGGATGAGGGCTACTATTAAGTTCCAGCTCCGGCCACTTAGGCCACAAACACTGACAGATGCTTATTGGCTTGCAGTGGATATTGAGCAAGCAACCCCTGCAAGAAAGCCTTATCCTGCTCTCACTGCAGACAAAAGCAAGTTCTCATTTCAGAATTACAAGTCTCCGGGCATGACTGTCGACAAGAACACTGATGGTAAGGGTCCTCCTGTGAATCAGAGAGCAAGAGAACCAGGAAAGTGTTGGAGGTGTGGGGATGTCTGGTTCCATGGGCACAAGTGCAAACAAGCACCCGTTATTAATTTGCTTACGGGTGAGGAACCAACTGACTCTTCTACCGAACAAGAGGAAATAACCGAAACTGAACAAGCAGAGCAGCAGCCTGTAGATGAGAATTGCATGCACATTTCTTTGCAAGCCATGAGTACTAGTAGAGTAAGTACATTATCGGTGCTGGTGAACATTGGGGGTAAGCAGGCAGTGGCTTTAGTGGATTCAGGCAGTAATTCCACTTTCATGAACCTCAAGTTTGCTTTAACAACAAGCTGTTCTATAGTCAGGGATACGTCCAGAGCAGTAGCTGTTGCGGGTGGTGGTGTACTGTGGTCAGGGGCTTACATTCCTGCAACCAAATTTCAAATGGGCAAGGAACAATTTGAGCATCCTTTTAGAGTGTTGAATCTTCCTGGATATGATATAGTAATTGGCTGTGATCTTCTAGCTCAGCATAGCCCAGTATCTTTTGACTATGAGAACAAGCAGGTCATATTGACAAAGGACAAGCTTCAGCAAGTCACTATCCCAGCCTGCAATTCATTCGCTGCAGCAACTGAAATTCCCAGTACAGAGTTAGCTTCTATGTTGGGAGCTGGTACTAGTGGTTATGCACTTTTTCTAATCAGAGATGTTTCAATGAAAAAGCCTCCTCAGCATGTAACACCTCCTGAAGTGGAGCAGGTTTTGCAGCAATATCTTGAAGTCTTTGCAGAACCACAGGGACTACCACCTGAAAGGAGTTGTGATCATAAAATCCCACTGAAACCTGGGTCTGCCCCACCTAATATTAGGCAATATAGAATTCCTCATAAGCACAGGGATGAAGTGGAAAAGCAAGTACAACAATTGTTGAAATCTAAGGTTATTAGACCTAGTCAGAGTCCCTATGCTTCTCCAGTGATAGTAGTTCCTAAGAAAGATGCCACATGGAGGTTATgcactgatttcagggacttaaatTCTATCACTGTCAAGGACAAGTTTCCTATTCCTGTAATTGAAGACCTGCTTGATGAGCTGCATGGAGCAAAGTTTTTCACTAAATTTGATTTGcggtcaggatatcatcagatcaggaTGAATAAGGAGGATATACCAAAGACTGCATTCAGAACTCATTTTGGTCATTTTGAATATCTAGTGATGCCCTTTGGTCTCTCTAATGCTCCCAGCACCTTTCAAGCTTTAATGAATGCAATATTTGGCAAGTACTTGAGAAAATTCATATTGGTGTTCTTTGATGATATATTGATCTTTAGTCATACTCTGGAGGAACACTTGGAACATTTGAAAGTGGTGCTTGATCTTCTTAAAGAACATCAATTGAGAGTAAATTTGTCCAAGTGCTTATTTGCTGTTCAGCAAGTGGATTATCTGGGGCACATCATTAATGAACATGGGGTGTCTACAGATCCGGAAAAAGTTAGTGCGGTTAAGGATTGGCCCACTCCTACCACAGCAACTCAACTAAGAGGATTTCTAGGTTTATGCGGGTACTACAGAAGATTTGTTCAACACTTTGGATTAATTGCAAGGCCTCTGCATGATATGTTGAAGCAAGCTAATTTCCATTGGACTACATCACAAGATGTAGCTTTCCAACAATTAAAGCAAGCCATGACTTCGGCTCCTGTTCTGGCTTTGCCCAATTTCAATGCTCCTTTTGTGTTAGAAACAGATGCTTCAGGGCAAGGGATTGGAGCTGTGTTAATGCAGCAGGGAAAACCTATAGCTTATTACAGCTCAGTGCTTTGTCCCAAGAATTGCTTGTTATCCACTTATGAGAAGGAAGCATTGGCTATGATTGAAGCTTTAAAAAAATGGAGGCATTATTTAGTGGGGCATCAGCTGATCATTAaaactgatcaccaaagtctgaaattcatgacagatcAAAAAGTAACTGGGAAAATACAACAGAAGCTGATGTTAAAATTATTGGAGTTTGATTTCCAAATTCAGTATAAAAAAGGGAAGGAGAATGTGGCAGCAGATGCATTATCTCGGAAATGTCAGCTTATGGCTATATCTCTTGTCACTCCTAAATGGACAGATGATATAGAACATTCCTATGAAAACGATCCTGCTTGCAAGAAAATATTGGAAGAATTGCTGGTTTTGCCCGGTCATGAGCTTAATAATAATTCTCTGCAAGGGGGCATCATCAGACACAAAGGCAGAATTTATGTGGGCAATGATAAGGCATTAAAACAGAGATTATTAACTGCCTTGCACTCTTCTGCTTTAGGGGGTCACAGTGGAATGAAAGCAACATATCAGAGGGTTAAAAACATATTTTATTGGCCTGGAATGAAAAAAGAAATAGAAGATTTCGTGGCAATTTGCCCTGTGTGTCAGAAAAACAAAGGGGAACACTGTCACTACCCTGGGTTGTTGGATCCCTTGCACATACCTGACATGGCATGGACACATTTGAGTATGGATTTTGTGGAGGGACTCCCTAAATCCAATGGCAAAGAAATTATTTTTGTCATAGTTGATAGGCTGACTAAATTTGCTCATTTCATTGCCATGTCTCACCCTTACACAGTCCAGTCGGTGGCTACTGCATTTATAGATAATGTGATCAGATTGCATGGACCTCCTATAGCCATTGTGTCAGACAGAGATAAAATTTTTACAAGTCACTTGTGGAAGGAAATCTTTGCTGCAATGAAAATAGAACTCAGATACAGTTctgcttatcatcctcagtctgATGGACAGACAGAACGTGTAAATCAATGCATTGAAAATTATTTAAGATGCATGGCATCGGCAGAGCCAAAAAAGTGGGTATATCATCTTCCAATGGCTGAGTACTGGTACAATACTTCCTTCCATTCTTCTCTGCAGAAAACTCCTTTTCAAGCATTATATGGGTATGATCCTCCCAATATCAGTGAGTTCTCTTTACCTGGATCTCTAGAAGTTGGCCCTGCTGGCCCTACAGTGGATAGGCAAGCTCTCATGGGACAGCTCAGACAGAATTTGCAAGCAGCTCAGGCTCGAATGGTCAAGTTTGCAGATAAGAAGAGAACTGAACGAGTACTAGCTCCTGGAGATATGGTTTATCTGAAACTGCAACCCTACAGGCTCAATGCTTTCGGTATCCGACACCATATCAAGCTGCAAAGCAAGTATTATGGACCCTTTCGAGTGTTGAGCAAAGTTGGTAATGTGGCTTATAAGCTGTTCTTGCCAGCAGATTCCCAAATCCATCCGGTATTCCACATTAGTCAACTTAAAAAGCATATTGGCCCAACAGCAGTTCCTTGCACGGATCTACCCTTAATTGGACCAAATGGACAGATAAGGACTGAACCAGTACTTGTCTTGGAAATTCGTCAAATACCACGGAACAATGTTGCGGTGGTGCAGTGGCTCGTTCAGTGGGAGAACTTACCACCTGAAGATGCTTCCTGGGAAGATGCTGATTTTATCAAACACACATTTCCGGGATTCTTCAAGCAAACGGTGGAGAGCTGGCGGAAGCACGGCCCACCTTGAGGACAAGGTGGTTTTCAACGAGGAGGCAGTGTCAGGTATCTGAAGTGCAAGACTCTTTCAGTTATCGGACGGCTAGGAGCGGAGACAAGTGGATTCAACGGCTCGCGTGCTCGCCGTAGTTTTAGGGGTACTGTAGTAATTCATTGACTGTAACCAGGGCTATATAACAGCCACTCCCAGCTCCTGCGTGGGCATGTCATTTTTGTCTGGTGATCTAAATCACTTTACTCCTATACTTTACAGCTACCACACTCTGTAATATATACAATTCCTCTTGGCTTGGCCAAATTCGATCCCCAATCAGACCTCAAAACCTAGTTCGTCAAGCTTACTAGTGTCCAGGTCCTATCAGGGCATGACACTCCGCAGCCTCCGCATCGAGCTCCCCGCCGGCGAGCTCGGCATGGACGACGGCGTGCTGCTCAAGTGGAAGGCCGACTTCGGCTCCACGCTCGGCAGCTGCGTCATCCTCGGCGCCGCCTCCGCCTCTGCCACCAAGGACGGCACTACGGCCGcacctcctcctgctgctgctgatTGTGCCGAGTCTGACGATTCAGGGAGCATACCGGAGTCCTTCTACACCAACGGGGGGCTTAAGCTGCGGGTGCTGTGGACTATCAGCTCGTTGATTGCGGCGTCGGCCCGGCATTACCTGCTGCAGCCCATCATTGCCGACCACGCGTTGCTGGAGAGCCTGGATCTGACGGACGCCGATGGGCAGGGCGTGCTCACCATGGACAAGTGGCAGCTGCAGGAGCTACGGGTCAGGCCAGTATCAGCATCTGGTGACTCGCACCGCACGCTCATGCCGGCCCTTAGCATGCGGTTGTGGTATGCGCCACACATTGAGCTGCCTGGGGGCACGGTCTTGAATGGAGCAACACTGGTGGCCATCAAGCCGAGCGAAGAGGCAATGATGGACGCAGTTGGGAATGCAACTGCTGGGTCGGCAGGTGGATCCTGGGTTTCAGATGCCTTCGAGGAGCCATATCGGACGGCCGTCGGTGTGCTTCTCAAGCGGAGGATGTATAGCCTTGAGATGAACTCATTCTAAGCTATGGAGGGAATGCCATTCCAGAAGTTTCATCTGTGAAAGGTAAATTTCACACTGCATTCGGTCCAATATTTGTCTGATTATTTAGTTTTGCCTCTAAGGACTGACTCAACCTTATTTTGCACAATTGTGACACTATCATCACCAGCTCACCACCATTGTGATGCATTGTAGATTTGTAGCCAACGTAGTTAGAAAGTTTAAGATTTGAGTGTTAGTCGGAATGTTGGATTTAGGTTTACCTTGTGTTAATATTTTGGTTATTTCTTGTAAGAAGCAAATTATTGTAAACCAATCATCGAATTAGTGTGTACTTGTATGGAGTTATTGTGAAGCACTTGTTTTGGCTATTGTatatagtagttctccctttaaaTATTCAGTTTTGGTTCCAAACTCAATTTACATGAGTACATTGCTAGACTGAGTGTACAACCATACAATGAACGTCAATTTGAAATCATACTTCTCATGAACATTATGAACTCTGGTAATATGTTATTGCACAAATCCTGAAAGAGTATCGGAGTTTGAACAGGCTCCTAGATTCATGATTCAGCAGTGATGTATTTGGTGTTTGTTACTTAAGTTTTTTTGGTGATGGTGATAAGCCAGTAACCTTCATATAAACTTGAATGAAATAATTCAATTCGTAAGATCAGCAGGTGGTTTGCCAAATCATTATTCCCGGTCACTTTCTTCCTTTTTGCGACATTGGAAAATTATGTTAGCACTGATCATCATTCATCAGTGATGCATGAAATAGATAATTCTGTTTGGTTTGCCTGTGGCGCTTAATTTATGAGGTGTCAATTCTTCTTCTGAGTTCTGACTCTCGAAAATTTAACTGACTGACCAAGTTGAATCCCACATATAAGAATGTCCATCTTTCCAGCAAGAAGCAGACAGGTTTAGCTGGCTAGCTTTCTTTGCTATGCCTAATATCTTGCATTTTCTTATGTACAAACACCAATATCTTCCCGCAAACTGTCGTTTTCAGCTGCTTTACCATTTTGATAAGAGCTGTACTCTGCACTTCATTAAGAACCATCTTTCCAATTATTACTTTGGACTTGTGCAATTAAGGAATAGGAAATAAAGAGAGGGGGTGGTGGAGCTTTGGGGAATGCTAGGGGCTAAGGGTTAGCGGAAGGCAAGTGTGGTTTGAGAAAAGTAAAATGCTGTGCCCCAACCTGTACTTTCGGGATGTATTATTTCTACCCATTATGATAAAAGTTGTACTGCGTGCTCTTTAAGGATCATCTGTTCCATTACTACTTTTGAATTGTGCAGTTAAGGTAGGAAAAAAAGGAGAAATGTTTAGAAGTCTTGATGCTAGGCTAGTCAAAGGAAAGTGTGCTTTCTGGGACAAAAGACGATCTTCTTAATTGCGTTGGTTACCAACTTACCATCATGTGTATCTGCCGGTATGGCCCAACATGCTGTGTACTTTAGTCATAGAATTAGGTACTTGCTATGCATAGCCCAAGCACATATGAGGAATCTTCCGCATTTATCCATCTAAATTGGTTAGTTCCGCTTCAAGTATTTTCGCTCAGGAGAAGATGAGAAGGTGGATGGGCCACTTAAAATGTAGGATCCACTTAGTTATATATAGGCTGTAGATTTCAATAGTTTCTGGTCGATTTATAATGCCATAAAACTCAAATCTGTTTAATGTAATGTGCAGTTGTACACTAATTAACTAATGTGCAGAAGGCTATATGGAAAGCTAGTCAATGGAAGCTGTAAtaactttgtactccctctgtcccataatataagaacgtttttgacactacactagtgtcaaaaacgttcttatattatgggacggagggagtaactgtgAAGCCCCTTCACTCTTCATAGCATTTTGCTGAAATATTTCACGTTCCTGTCTGTTTTCAGGTTTATTCTGTTCTCTCACGAGGTGCAACTTGAGCAATGGAGTCGAAGTTCTCTGGCTGCCTATTTTACTCCAGCCTGCACCTACCTGAGAGACTCGGACAAGTAGTTAGTAATGTGTGAACGAGGAGAAAAGCTGTGTGCATCCTTCGGGCCCGTTCGGAACCTCTCAACTCGTCGATGTTGGAGCTGCTAGACAAGTCATCGTTGAGCCTGCTGGCGGCCGTCCCTCCAAGGAAGCCCTTGCCTACGTCGGATGTGGCGGCATTACGGGTGGATCTTCGTTGTATGTATGGATCCTCGCGAAGCTGGTGCTAACACCATGTCGATTTCTCGCTTCGGATTGTAGCTCTTTTTGGGAAGGAAGTTTGCAGCGTTCTGTAGCATGAGATGTACATGAGTATCTGCAGGTTCGTTTCTAGTCTGAACTTGCAGACCTTTCG is from Triticum aestivum cultivar Chinese Spring chromosome 1B, IWGSC CS RefSeq v2.1, whole genome shotgun sequence and encodes:
- the LOC123139604 gene encoding F-box protein At5g46170 produces the protein MAADAAAAGPRRWRCEEEEQQPHRLSAAAAADDRFDGLPDPLLLLIFNRIGDVKALGRCALVSRRFRALVPLVDSVLVRVDCVIPDDPASSGSPSSSAPSFPTATASARARGVFSQIARMLIGGIVKPIQALGQILSHAGSASASLSSFRRSASSSLSSSSASAPPGDVSHHSPSEVLRSFKELRVSLRIELPAGELGMDDGVLLKWKADFGSTLGSCVILGAASASATKDGTTAAPPPAAADCAESDDSGSIPESFYTNGGLKLRVLWTISSLIAASARHYLLQPIIADHALLESLDLTDADGQGVLTMDKWQLQELRVRPVSASGDSHRTLMPALSMRLWYAPHIELPGGTVLNGATLVAIKPSEEAMMDAVGNATAGSAGGSWVSDAFEEPYRTAVGVLLKRRMYSLEMNSF